The following are from one region of the Roseobacter fucihabitans genome:
- the phnE gene encoding phosphonate ABC transporter, permease protein PhnE: MADISLSGAPHHVDGIQASYMAQVQRRRLYGGLTLLIFVVLMVSGFNVADDRNAGGFWDGLHQIGDYPADVLSEAWEKRADLPALIVKYFPALVETINIAAVSTLIGAIGGLFLSLLGTRGLAKWPRMIPLFRRISDIMRAVPEIVIALVLIFVLGGGPVPAMIAIAIHTAGALAKMFSEVSENTDLKPVEGLASAGATWSQRMLLGVLPQVAPNYVSYALLRFEINIRASAILGFVGAGGLGYELRNSMAWGPGRFDEAAAIFILLFGTIVFFDQVSSRYRNRLTEGQGQ, from the coding sequence ATGGCAGATATATCACTCAGTGGCGCGCCACACCACGTAGATGGCATTCAAGCCAGCTATATGGCGCAGGTACAGCGCCGCAGGCTCTATGGCGGTCTCACTCTTCTGATTTTCGTCGTTCTGATGGTTTCCGGGTTCAATGTCGCAGATGACCGCAACGCTGGCGGTTTCTGGGATGGGCTGCATCAGATCGGCGACTACCCCGCCGATGTTCTTTCAGAGGCATGGGAAAAGCGGGCCGATCTGCCTGCCCTCATCGTTAAGTATTTTCCCGCCTTGGTAGAAACAATAAATATCGCCGCTGTGTCGACCCTCATCGGGGCTATTGGCGGCTTGTTCCTGTCGTTGCTCGGCACGCGTGGCCTTGCCAAATGGCCACGCATGATACCTCTGTTCCGCCGCATCTCGGATATCATGCGCGCCGTGCCCGAGATCGTCATCGCGCTGGTCCTGATCTTTGTGCTGGGCGGTGGGCCCGTTCCCGCGATGATCGCAATTGCCATCCACACGGCTGGTGCTCTGGCCAAGATGTTTTCCGAAGTGTCTGAGAACACAGATTTGAAACCTGTCGAAGGGCTTGCCTCCGCAGGTGCCACATGGTCGCAGCGGATGCTTCTGGGTGTGCTGCCGCAGGTCGCGCCAAACTACGTGAGCTACGCATTGCTCCGGTTCGAGATCAACATTCGTGCATCCGCTATACTAGGCTTTGTTGGTGCGGGTGGTCTTGGATATGAGCTGCGCAATTCCATGGCTTGGGGACCAGGCCGCTTTGACGAAGCGGCCGCGATTTTCATCCTCCTGTTCGGCACGATCGTGTTCTTCGATCAAGTGTCCAGCCGCTACCGCAATCGTTTGACGGAGGGACAAGGCCAATGA
- the phnE gene encoding phosphonate ABC transporter, permease protein PhnE — protein sequence MTTIDLDATKFEAEKLFQRKRLIGFGIPAVIAVYFVYIFFAFDLPGLAGRANMENAVTLASDSWSHKVHVTRDNRSGEITYAVEGERKGRYPEDQRPDWVTGDDAIIIDLGREHIVRYLPDNRTEIEIPGFQLIEAQAEGRTVTTNLPDDLPDWISASDRRVGITTPEGRITLTGARTEVFNYFPGWELFWFTLDSPYYGQSLATILFGDQIDPARGNITGAVSDWWNNAMWRHKDVAWAIGETILMAFLGTMGAAIIALPLGFLAAKRFSPFMLVRAATRRLFDFVRGVDALIWTVVLARAFGPGPLTGALAILITDTGTFGKIFSEALENVDQKQIEGVASTGAKPLQRYRFGVIPQIVPVLLAQILYFLESNTRSATIIGAITGGGIGLMLTQAIQTQKDWEEVAYYIVLIIAMVMFMDWFSGWLRGKLIGRKD from the coding sequence ATGACCACTATTGATCTGGACGCGACCAAGTTTGAGGCCGAAAAGCTCTTTCAGCGCAAGCGCTTGATTGGTTTTGGCATCCCTGCGGTCATCGCAGTTTATTTCGTCTATATCTTCTTCGCGTTTGACCTGCCGGGTCTTGCCGGACGCGCCAATATGGAAAACGCCGTGACGCTGGCTTCCGACAGCTGGTCCCACAAGGTGCATGTCACCCGGGACAATCGATCAGGAGAGATCACCTATGCCGTCGAAGGAGAGCGCAAGGGCCGCTACCCCGAAGATCAAAGACCCGATTGGGTGACCGGCGATGATGCTATCATCATTGATCTGGGGCGTGAGCATATTGTGCGATATCTGCCAGACAACCGGACCGAGATCGAAATTCCCGGCTTCCAACTGATCGAGGCGCAGGCCGAGGGGCGCACCGTCACGACCAACCTGCCCGATGATCTGCCCGATTGGATTTCCGCCTCGGACCGCCGCGTGGGCATCACCACGCCCGAAGGCCGCATTACCTTGACGGGCGCTCGGACCGAGGTTTTTAATTATTTCCCCGGATGGGAGCTGTTCTGGTTCACGCTCGACAGCCCCTACTACGGACAGTCCTTGGCCACGATCCTGTTTGGCGACCAGATCGACCCTGCGCGCGGCAACATCACTGGCGCAGTGTCCGATTGGTGGAACAACGCCATGTGGCGGCACAAGGATGTGGCTTGGGCGATTGGCGAGACGATCCTGATGGCCTTCCTTGGAACAATGGGGGCAGCGATCATCGCCCTGCCCTTGGGCTTTCTGGCAGCCAAACGGTTCTCGCCGTTCATGCTAGTGCGCGCTGCGACCCGCCGCCTGTTCGATTTTGTGCGCGGTGTCGATGCGCTGATCTGGACGGTGGTCCTGGCCCGCGCCTTTGGCCCCGGCCCGCTTACTGGCGCATTGGCAATCCTGATCACGGATACCGGCACCTTTGGCAAAATCTTCTCGGAGGCTTTGGAAAACGTGGATCAAAAGCAAATCGAGGGCGTCGCCTCGACCGGAGCCAAGCCGCTCCAACGCTACCGCTTTGGCGTCATACCGCAGATTGTGCCGGTGCTTCTGGCCCAAATCCTTTACTTCCTTGAATCCAACACCCGCTCTGCCACCATCATCGGCGCGATCACGGGCGGTGGCATCGGCCTTATGCTGACCCAAGCAATCCAGACCCAGAAAGACTGGGAGGAGGTTGCATATTATATTGTCCTGATCATCGCCATGGTGATGTTCATGGACTGGTTCTCAGGCTGGCTGCGCGGCAAGCTGATCGGGCGCAAAGACTAA
- a CDS encoding SDR family NAD(P)-dependent oxidoreductase — protein sequence MACILITGSNRGIGAALAARTGDLGHDVLRASRAGQGGDVIFDVSNPQQVQDAISAINHPIDIVINNAGIIGPDSLTTDMDWTAMAYTFAVNVAGALAVSTACLDHLRRSSRPRILTVSSQMSYMGYAKSDRIAYRASKAAVNKVMQGLATDLHPDGIAVVLVDPGWVQTDMGGAEADLTPCEVAAGIVALAETLKFEQTGKFFRWNGEERAF from the coding sequence ATGGCCTGCATCCTGATCACCGGAAGCAACCGGGGGATTGGCGCGGCACTGGCTGCACGTACAGGGGATCTCGGGCATGACGTGCTGCGCGCCTCGCGTGCGGGACAGGGTGGCGATGTCATCTTTGATGTCAGCAATCCCCAGCAAGTCCAGGACGCGATATCAGCGATCAACCATCCGATTGATATTGTGATCAATAATGCAGGTATTATCGGACCGGACAGCCTTACAACCGATATGGATTGGACTGCAATGGCCTATACATTTGCGGTCAATGTCGCTGGTGCTCTGGCCGTCAGCACGGCCTGTCTGGATCATTTGCGGCGTAGCAGCAGGCCCCGTATCCTGACAGTTTCAAGTCAGATGTCATATATGGGTTATGCCAAATCGGATCGTATTGCCTACCGCGCCTCCAAGGCTGCGGTAAATAAGGTCATGCAAGGCCTGGCGACGGACTTGCACCCTGACGGCATTGCCGTCGTGCTTGTCGATCCCGGTTGGGTGCAAACCGATATGGGTGGGGCAGAGGCGGATCTTACCCCGTGTGAGGTCGCGGCAGGGATCGTCGCACTGGCGGAAACGCTTAAGTTTGAGCAAACCGGCAAGTTCTTTCGGTGGAATGGCGAGGAGCGCGCGTTTTGA
- a CDS encoding chloramphenicol acetyltransferase, with the protein MKPDVPFIHPDCEITDATFGQYVEIGRGSRLAHSHMDDYSYCDRFADIANASVGKFSNIAAFVRIGATDHPMEKASLHHFHYRSADYFEDADHDDAWFAHRRSRRTVIGHDTWLGHGAQIRPEVNIGPGAVIAGGAIVTKDVPPYMIVAGIPAVPMRPRFEPRVVERLMELAWWDWPHARLRDALEDFRNLSAEEFLERYEGTI; encoded by the coding sequence TTGAAACCGGACGTCCCCTTTATTCATCCCGATTGCGAGATCACAGATGCAACGTTCGGACAGTATGTGGAAATCGGACGCGGCAGCCGCTTGGCGCATTCCCATATGGATGACTATTCATACTGCGACCGATTTGCCGACATTGCCAATGCCTCCGTGGGCAAGTTCTCCAACATTGCAGCGTTCGTACGGATCGGCGCCACAGACCACCCGATGGAAAAAGCGAGTTTGCATCACTTTCACTATCGCTCAGCCGATTATTTCGAAGATGCAGATCACGATGACGCTTGGTTCGCCCACAGGCGCAGCCGTCGCACGGTGATTGGTCACGATACATGGCTTGGCCATGGCGCGCAGATCCGGCCCGAAGTGAACATCGGCCCTGGGGCAGTTATCGCAGGCGGTGCAATTGTCACTAAGGATGTGCCTCCCTACATGATCGTGGCAGGCATCCCCGCTGTCCCGATGCGTCCTCGTTTTGAACCACGGGTTGTTGAAAGGCTTATGGAACTTGCATGGTGGGATTGGCCGCACGCACGCCTGCGCGACGCGCTTGAGGATTTTCGCAACCTCAGTGCAGAGGAATTTCTGGAGCGCTACGAGGGCACGATCTGA
- a CDS encoding lysophospholipid acyltransferase family protein, producing MDRRDRSQVSYAKSAQSRSGQAVIKLIENATGRLHLIQRARDYDAEIAQGRSFWEVMVSRYGLSLDVVSGAIADIPAEGPLVVVANHPFGILDGLIMGYLLSTRRGDFRILANSVFQDAPDLNRIVLPISFNNTKDALKLNLETRAKALEFLKAGGAIGVFPGGTVSTAAKPFQQPFDPGWRRFTARMITKSNATVVPVFFDGQNSRLFQLASHIHYNLRVALLLKEFRRKTDKPVEIAIGAPISPATIATFSDDAQGMMDFLRNETYGLSPRSIAHSIYGFEFEERYKA from the coding sequence ATGGATAGACGCGACCGTTCTCAGGTTTCCTATGCCAAGTCCGCACAATCACGCTCGGGCCAAGCAGTGATCAAGCTGATCGAGAATGCAACCGGGCGGCTTCATCTGATCCAGCGGGCGCGAGACTATGATGCCGAAATTGCGCAGGGCCGCAGTTTCTGGGAAGTCATGGTCAGCCGCTATGGGTTAAGCCTTGATGTGGTTTCGGGAGCTATCGCGGACATTCCTGCGGAGGGTCCATTGGTTGTCGTAGCAAATCATCCTTTTGGTATCCTTGACGGGTTAATCATGGGATACCTCCTGTCCACGCGGCGTGGTGATTTCCGCATTCTGGCAAATAGTGTGTTTCAGGATGCGCCGGATCTTAACCGGATTGTTCTGCCCATCAGTTTTAACAACACTAAAGACGCGTTAAAGCTGAACTTGGAGACCCGCGCGAAGGCTCTGGAATTTCTAAAGGCAGGCGGCGCGATAGGCGTCTTTCCCGGTGGGACCGTATCGACCGCAGCAAAACCTTTCCAGCAGCCATTTGATCCCGGCTGGCGACGGTTCACGGCGCGCATGATTACCAAATCAAATGCGACCGTGGTTCCGGTCTTCTTTGACGGTCAGAACTCGCGATTGTTTCAGTTGGCCAGCCATATCCATTATAATCTGCGCGTGGCGCTCTTGCTGAAAGAGTTTCGGCGCAAGACTGACAAACCAGTGGAGATCGCAATCGGCGCGCCGATCTCGCCTGCAACGATTGCCACATTCTCTGATGACGCACAGGGGATGATGGACTTTCTCAGAAACGAGACATACGGGCTTTCACCCCGAAGTATTGCCCATTCGATCTATGGCTTCGAGTTTGAAGAACGGTATAAGGCCTGA
- a CDS encoding 1-acyl-sn-glycerol-3-phosphate acyltransferase has protein sequence MANHPTGIADGIILHWLLAAKRPDTCFFTNSDILRILPQMEDMIAAVEWRVNRRSHAKTRATMAHTKQAVEAGWLGVIFPSARPAKRRGLQLH, from the coding sequence GTGGCTAATCATCCGACAGGCATCGCAGACGGGATCATCCTGCACTGGCTGCTTGCAGCAAAGCGACCCGATACATGTTTTTTCACCAATAGCGACATTTTGCGCATCCTTCCCCAGATGGAGGATATGATCGCAGCCGTTGAATGGCGCGTTAACCGCCGCAGCCATGCCAAGACGCGCGCGACGATGGCCCACACTAAACAGGCGGTTGAGGCGGGTTGGCTTGGCGTGATCTTCCCTTCGGCGCGGCCCGCCAAGCGGCGGGGCCTCCAGCTTCACTAA
- the phnF gene encoding phosphonate metabolism transcriptional regulator PhnF: MRDSSDKTPIWKAIANALRSDLAEGRYAPGDKLPTEAALADRFGVNRHTVRHGISVLVEEGLVRTRRGAGAFVAATPTNYPIGNRVRFHENLIAAGRRPEKRMLALDERAATIGEAQALQIEAGDPICVYHGLSLADGQPIAVFKSLFPLPRLVGITAALKDTSSVTQALSVVGIDDYTRTSTRITAVRATATQALLLHVTEGDPLLRSSSVNQCANGQPVEYGRTWFAGDRVTLTL; the protein is encoded by the coding sequence TTGCGTGACAGTTCCGACAAAACCCCGATCTGGAAGGCCATCGCCAATGCATTGCGCAGTGACTTGGCTGAAGGACGTTATGCGCCGGGGGACAAGTTGCCGACCGAGGCTGCGCTGGCAGACCGCTTTGGCGTGAACCGCCACACGGTGCGCCACGGGATTTCGGTATTGGTTGAGGAAGGGCTGGTGCGCACCCGTCGCGGTGCAGGGGCCTTTGTCGCGGCCACGCCGACCAACTATCCGATTGGCAATCGGGTGCGGTTCCACGAAAACCTGATCGCCGCAGGCCGCAGACCCGAAAAGCGCATGCTCGCGTTGGACGAGCGCGCTGCGACGATTGGCGAGGCTCAGGCGTTGCAGATCGAGGCGGGCGATCCGATTTGTGTCTATCACGGGCTTTCATTGGCAGATGGCCAGCCGATTGCCGTATTTAAAAGCCTGTTTCCACTGCCGCGCCTTGTGGGGATCACCGCTGCATTAAAGGACACGAGTAGCGTCACACAAGCTTTGAGTGTTGTGGGCATCGACGACTATACGCGTACCTCTACCCGCATAACAGCTGTCCGCGCCACGGCAACCCAAGCGTTGCTTTTGCATGTTACAGAGGGCGACCCACTGCTAAGGTCTTCCAGTGTTAATCAATGCGCGAACGGGCAACCTGTAGAATACGGTCGCACGTGGTTTGCGGGAGATCGCGTCACACTGACGCTTTGA
- the phnG gene encoding phosphonate C-P lyase system protein PhnG, whose translation MKDTVSENNPRKAWMGLLAKAPEGRVAALLDAEISRPAFTWLRAPEIGSTMVRARAGATGAPFNLGEMTITRCALTLETGEVGHSYIQGRRKADAEVAALVDALMQTAMASRLRETVLEPLEAGMATMKAARAAKAAATKVDFFTMTRGED comes from the coding sequence ATGAAAGACACTGTGAGCGAAAATAATCCCCGCAAGGCGTGGATGGGTCTGCTGGCTAAAGCGCCCGAAGGCCGCGTGGCCGCACTGCTGGATGCTGAAATATCGCGCCCTGCTTTTACGTGGCTGCGTGCACCAGAGATTGGCAGCACGATGGTCCGCGCACGCGCTGGTGCCACCGGCGCACCCTTCAATCTGGGTGAGATGACTATAACCCGCTGCGCTTTGACGTTGGAAACCGGCGAAGTCGGGCATAGCTATATTCAAGGGCGTCGCAAAGCAGATGCCGAGGTCGCCGCTCTCGTCGATGCGCTTATGCAGACCGCAATGGCAAGCAGGCTGCGCGAGACGGTCCTTGAGCCTCTGGAAGCAGGGATGGCCACCATGAAAGCCGCCCGCGCGGCCAAGGCAGCCGCGACAAAGGTTGATTTCTTTACCATGACCCGAGGAGAAGACTGA
- the phnH gene encoding phosphonate C-P lyase system protein PhnH, which translates to MQANTLSGGFANPATQSAHAFRSVMEAMARPGTIQDIEGAAPPAPLSPAMGAVLLTLCDTETPVYLAGDMDCEAARAWLAFHTGAPFVGPAHCMFAVGKWDALAPLALYPIGTSEYPDRSATLIVECSELAAGASLTGPGIKDQATLSLPEVEAFQANRTLFPLGLDFIFTCGERLAALPRSTEVSRSSSEAIAQVGAS; encoded by the coding sequence ATGCAGGCAAACACCCTGTCCGGCGGCTTTGCCAATCCAGCCACCCAGTCAGCCCACGCCTTTCGCAGTGTGATGGAGGCCATGGCGCGCCCGGGCACCATTCAGGATATCGAAGGGGCAGCACCCCCTGCCCCGCTGTCGCCCGCGATGGGCGCCGTTCTGCTGACACTCTGCGATACGGAAACACCGGTTTATCTGGCTGGCGATATGGATTGCGAAGCGGCGCGGGCGTGGCTGGCCTTTCACACAGGTGCCCCTTTTGTTGGCCCCGCACATTGTATGTTTGCGGTTGGCAAGTGGGACGCGCTCGCGCCGCTCGCGCTCTACCCGATCGGCACGTCCGAGTACCCGGACCGCTCGGCCACGCTCATCGTCGAATGTTCCGAACTTGCGGCAGGCGCAAGTTTGACGGGTCCCGGCATCAAGGATCAGGCAACGCTTTCCTTGCCAGAAGTGGAAGCGTTTCAAGCAAACCGGACGCTGTTCCCGCTGGGGCTGGATTTCATTTTCACTTGTGGCGAACGCCTCGCCGCTTTGCCCCGCTCAACCGAAGTCTCGCGCTCAAGTAGCGAAGCGATAGCGCAAGTAGGAGCATCCTGA
- a CDS encoding carbon-phosphorus lyase complex subunit PhnI, with protein MYVAVKGGERAIEHAHAWLAEERRGNTDVAELSIAQTREQLSLAVNRVMAEGSLYDPDLAALAIKQARGDLIEAIFLIRAYRTTLPRFGASEPVDTGIMACDRRISATFKDLPGGQVLGPTFDYTHRLLDFKLAADGEVPKAPSRDAETGTVPHVTEFLNREGLIEEAPHDDTPPPDLTREPLEMPADRALRLQALTRADEGFTLGLAYSTQRGYGRNHAFVGELRIGSVPVEMEIPELGFAVEIGEVILTECETVNQFTGSKTEPPQFTRGYGLVFGQTERKAISMALVDRALRWEELGEDNVGAPAQDAEFVLYHADNIQATGFLEHIKLPHYVDFQSELELVRKLRREAGAQQVQEAAE; from the coding sequence ATGTATGTAGCAGTCAAAGGCGGAGAGAGGGCAATCGAGCATGCCCATGCCTGGCTTGCCGAAGAACGCCGCGGTAACACGGATGTCGCGGAGCTCAGCATTGCGCAAACCCGCGAACAACTAAGTCTTGCCGTCAATCGCGTCATGGCCGAAGGGTCGCTGTATGATCCGGACCTTGCGGCACTTGCAATCAAGCAGGCGCGTGGCGATCTGATCGAAGCGATCTTCCTCATTCGCGCCTATCGCACCACTCTGCCGCGCTTTGGTGCGTCCGAGCCTGTCGATACCGGCATTATGGCCTGCGACAGGCGGATCTCGGCCACGTTCAAGGACTTGCCCGGCGGGCAGGTTCTCGGGCCGACCTTTGACTACACGCACCGTTTGCTTGATTTTAAACTGGCCGCTGATGGCGAGGTGCCTAAGGCTCCATCACGTGACGCCGAGACGGGCACTGTCCCGCATGTCACCGAATTCCTGAACCGCGAAGGGCTGATCGAAGAGGCTCCCCATGACGATACGCCGCCCCCCGACCTGACCCGCGAACCACTGGAAATGCCCGCCGACCGCGCCCTGCGCCTGCAAGCCCTGACCCGCGCGGACGAAGGCTTTACCCTTGGCCTCGCCTACTCCACGCAGCGCGGCTACGGGCGCAACCATGCCTTTGTGGGCGAGCTGCGGATCGGGTCAGTTCCGGTTGAGATGGAAATCCCCGAACTGGGATTTGCCGTTGAGATCGGAGAAGTAATCCTGACCGAATGCGAAACCGTCAACCAATTCACCGGCTCGAAAACCGAGCCGCCGCAGTTCACCCGCGGCTACGGGCTGGTCTTTGGCCAGACCGAGCGCAAGGCGATCTCTATGGCCTTGGTTGATCGCGCGCTACGTTGGGAAGAATTGGGCGAGGATAACGTTGGTGCACCCGCACAGGACGCAGAATTCGTTTTGTATCACGCCGACAACATTCAGGCGACGGGGTTTCTAGAACATATCAAACTGCCCCATTACGTCGATTTTCAGTCTGAATTGGAACTGGTGCGCAAGCTCCGTCGCGAAGCGGGTGCGCAACAGGTGCAGGAGGCAGCGGAATGA
- a CDS encoding alpha-D-ribose 1-methylphosphonate 5-phosphate C-P-lyase PhnJ, with protein sequence MTEYNFAYLDEQTKRMIRRAILKGLAIPGYQVPFASREMPMPYGWGTGGVQVSAAVLTPKDTFKVIDQGADDTTNAVSIRTFFQRTAGVATTTATSDATVIQTRHRIPEEPLHEGQILVYQVPIPEPLRFLEPRESETRKMHSLEEYGLMHVKLYEDISRHGHIATSYAYPVKVEGRYVMDPSPIPKFDNPKLSDMAAIQLFGAGREQRIYALPPYTQVVSLDFEDHPFEASKANHPCGMCGATDSYLDELIIDDAGGRMFVCSDTDYCEARQATGHKGKDAA encoded by the coding sequence ATGACCGAGTATAACTTCGCCTACTTAGATGAACAAACCAAGCGCATGATCCGCCGTGCAATCCTTAAGGGTCTCGCCATTCCCGGCTATCAGGTCCCTTTCGCCTCGCGCGAGATGCCAATGCCCTATGGCTGGGGAACAGGCGGCGTGCAGGTTTCGGCTGCGGTGCTGACGCCCAAGGACACGTTCAAGGTGATCGACCAAGGGGCCGATGACACCACAAACGCGGTTTCAATACGGACTTTCTTTCAACGCACAGCAGGGGTTGCGACGACCACTGCGACAAGTGATGCCACTGTGATCCAGACCCGGCACCGCATCCCCGAAGAACCGCTGCACGAGGGTCAGATCCTTGTTTATCAGGTGCCAATCCCGGAACCGCTGCGCTTTCTCGAACCCCGCGAAAGCGAGACCCGAAAGATGCACAGCCTTGAAGAATATGGCCTGATGCATGTGAAACTTTATGAGGATATCAGCCGCCACGGTCATATCGCGACCTCTTATGCCTATCCGGTCAAGGTCGAAGGGCGCTATGTGATGGATCCCTCGCCGATCCCTAAATTCGATAATCCCAAACTGAGTGATATGGCCGCAATCCAGCTTTTTGGCGCGGGGCGCGAACAACGAATTTACGCGCTGCCGCCCTATACCCAAGTGGTCAGCCTCGACTTTGAGGATCACCCTTTCGAGGCGTCCAAGGCCAATCACCCCTGCGGGATGTGCGGTGCGACCGACAGCTACCTGGATGAGTTGATCATTGATGACGCAGGTGGGCGGATGTTTGTCTGCTCTGACACCGATTATTGTGAAGCACGCCAGGCAACGGGCCACAAAGGAAAGGACGCAGCATGA
- the phnK gene encoding phosphonate C-P lyase system protein PhnK, producing the protein MTPLLSVQGITKRYGAHIGCADVSFDLYPGEVMGIVGESGSGKSTLLNCMAGHLTPDAGQVVFDTRTDGPRDTITMSEPERRMLGRTDWAFVHQHARDGLRMGVSAGGNVGERLMAVGERHYGDIRDKATDWLGRVEIDASRVDDRPTTFSGGMQQRLQIARNLVTGPRLVFMDEPTGGLDVSVQARLLDLLRGLVRDMGLSAIIVTHDLAVVRLLADRLMVMKSGRVVEAGLTDQVLDDPQHAYSQLLVSSVLQV; encoded by the coding sequence ATGACACCTTTGCTATCCGTTCAGGGCATCACCAAGCGATATGGTGCGCATATCGGTTGCGCAGATGTGTCTTTCGACCTGTATCCCGGTGAGGTTATGGGGATCGTTGGCGAAAGCGGATCAGGCAAATCCACCTTGCTCAATTGCATGGCAGGGCATCTGACCCCCGATGCGGGACAGGTTGTGTTCGACACCCGTACCGACGGCCCGCGCGACACAATTACCATGTCAGAGCCGGAGCGGCGGATGCTCGGTCGCACCGATTGGGCCTTTGTCCACCAACACGCCCGTGACGGGCTTCGCATGGGCGTCAGCGCCGGTGGCAATGTGGGCGAGCGGTTGATGGCAGTGGGAGAGCGTCACTACGGCGATATCCGCGACAAGGCCACGGACTGGCTGGGCCGAGTCGAGATTGATGCATCACGTGTGGATGATCGACCCACAACCTTCTCGGGCGGGATGCAGCAACGCTTGCAAATAGCGCGCAACCTCGTGACGGGCCCGCGTCTTGTGTTCATGGATGAACCCACAGGCGGTCTTGATGTGTCGGTGCAAGCGCGACTGCTGGATCTGCTGCGCGGACTCGTGCGCGACATGGGGTTGTCAGCGATCATCGTCACCCATGACCTGGCTGTTGTTCGCCTGCTGGCGGACCGCCTGATGGTCATGAAATCGGGCCGCGTGGTCGAGGCGGGCCTGACAGATCAGGTACTGGACGATCCGCAGCATGCCTATAGCCAGCTTCTTGTCAGTTCAGTTTTACAGGTATGA
- the phnL gene encoding phosphonate C-P lyase system protein PhnL, whose product MIDLSNVSKTFTLHNQGSAVIEVISNVSFAVAPGECVALTGASGAGKSTLMRMIYGNYLTQAGEIRIGGLDIVRSEPRDIIKLRRDVLGYVSQFLRVVPRVPTLDVVAEPLRALGVPAIDAQDRASALLTQLNIPERLWSLSPTTFSGGEQQRVNIARGFAHTYPAMLLDEPTASLDAANREVVLSLIEDAKARGAAIIGIFHDEAARTRVCDREIDVGHFTPGMAA is encoded by the coding sequence ATGATAGACCTTAGCAACGTTTCCAAAACCTTTACCCTGCACAATCAGGGAAGTGCCGTGATAGAAGTGATCAGCAATGTGTCCTTCGCGGTTGCCCCTGGCGAATGCGTGGCGCTCACTGGGGCCTCTGGTGCGGGTAAATCCACGCTAATGCGGATGATCTATGGCAATTACCTGACGCAGGCAGGTGAAATTCGTATTGGCGGTTTGGACATCGTGAGGTCTGAGCCGCGCGATATCATCAAATTGCGCCGTGATGTGCTGGGCTATGTTAGCCAGTTCCTGCGTGTGGTGCCGCGCGTGCCAACGCTCGATGTGGTTGCAGAGCCTCTGCGGGCTCTAGGCGTCCCGGCAATCGACGCGCAGGACCGCGCATCGGCGCTTCTGACCCAGTTAAACATCCCAGAACGACTGTGGTCATTGTCCCCCACAACCTTCTCGGGTGGTGAGCAACAGCGCGTGAACATTGCCCGTGGCTTTGCCCATACCTACCCTGCGATGTTGCTTGATGAACCCACCGCGAGCCTCGACGCTGCGAACCGCGAGGTGGTGCTCTCCTTGATTGAGGACGCCAAAGCGCGCGGCGCGGCCATCATCGGTATTTTTCATGATGAAGCGGCCCGTACCCGCGTCTGTGATCGTGAAATTGATGTCGGCCACTTTACTCCCGGAATGGCTGCATGA